In Enterobacter sp. 638, a single window of DNA contains:
- a CDS encoding membrane protein: MLRRLLQLYVGLGFYGLSTAMFVRADLGADPWNVFHLGVAKLLAMDIGTVMILTGALVLLFWIPLRQRPGLGTISNVIVIGLAADAALALLPEMSSLVARSVLLLSAVVVNALATGMYIGAGFGSGPRDGLMTGINARTGWSVRSVRTAIEVSVLLIGCVLGGTFGVGTVLYALAIGPLIQICLPWFRQKPKMSVAPQPESAV, encoded by the coding sequence ATGCTGCGTCGCTTACTGCAACTTTACGTCGGGCTGGGATTTTACGGGCTTTCCACCGCGATGTTCGTCCGCGCCGATCTGGGTGCTGATCCATGGAACGTGTTTCACCTTGGCGTAGCCAAACTGCTGGCGATGGACATCGGTACGGTGATGATTTTAACCGGCGCGCTGGTGTTGCTGTTTTGGATCCCGCTGCGTCAGCGTCCAGGCCTTGGGACCATCAGCAATGTGATTGTGATTGGTCTGGCGGCCGATGCCGCGCTGGCGTTGCTTCCTGAAATGAGTTCGCTGGTGGCGCGCAGCGTGCTGTTGCTGTCAGCGGTAGTGGTGAATGCGCTCGCCACCGGAATGTACATCGGCGCGGGTTTTGGCTCTGGCCCGCGAGACGGCCTGATGACCGGCATCAACGCCCGTACAGGCTGGTCAGTGCGCAGTGTGCGTACGGCGATTGAAGTCTCGGTATTGCTGATTGGCTGTGTGCTGGGTGGCACGTTCGGCGTCGGCACCGTGCTGTATGCGCTCGCCATCGGCCCACTGATTCAAATTTGTCTGCCGTGGTTTCGTCAGAAACCAAAAATGAGTGTGGCCCCGCAACCGGAAAGCGCTGTTTAA
- a CDS encoding beta-galactosidase, giving the protein MFTASPMSLSKILARRDWENPGVTQWHRLPAHAPFNSWRDEASARADDNASRKRSLNGDWQFSYYAAPEQVPDSWVTEDCADAVTTPVPSNWQMQGFDTPIYTNVTYPIPVNPPFVPAENPTGCYSLTFEVDEQWLESGQTRIVFDGVNSAFYLWCNGKWMGYSQDSRLPAEFDLSAVLRPGTNRLAVLVLRWCDGSYLEDQDMWRMSGIFRDVSLLHKPHTHIADYHAVTELNADYDRAKLQVEVALAGEQFADCEVTVTLWRDGLSVATASAKPGSAIIDERGNWAERLNVTLPVNDPALWSAETPELYRLTFALRDGQGEILDVEACDVGFRCVEISNGLLKVNGKPLLIRGVNRHEHHPENGQVMDEATMRRDIELMKQHNFNAVRCSHYPNHPLWYTLCDRYGLYVVDEANIETHGMVPMSRLADDPRWLPAMSERVTRMVLRDRNHPSIIIWSLGNESGHGANHDALYRWVKTTDPTRPVQYEGGGANTAATDIVCPMYARVDQDQPFEAVPKWSLKKWIGMPDETRPLILCEYAHAMGNSFGGFAKYWQAFRNHPRLQGGFVWDWVDQALTKKDDNGNAFWAYGGDFGDTPNDRQFCLNGLVFPDRTPHPALFEAQRAQQFFNFTLVSTSPLVIDVHSDYLFRQCDNEQLRWNIARDGEVLASGEVALTIAPQQTQRIEIDAPEFAAAAGEIWLNVDIVQTAATAWSPADHRCAWDQWQLPAPLYIAPPVEGTAKPDLKVKEDVLEVSHQSQRWHFDRASGNLTQWWNNGTATLLAPLNDNFTRAPLDNDIGVSEATRIDPNAWVERWKAAGMYNLTPRLLLCEGEQLAQAVTITTLHAWESNGKALFLSRKVWKIDRAGVLHGDVQVQVANDIPQPARIGLSCQLAQTPQTASWLGLGPDENYPDRKLAARQGRWTLPLDALHTAYIFPTDNGLRCDTRELTFDTHQLQGDFHFSLSRYSQQQLRDTSHHHLLEAEPGCWLNIDAFHMGVGGDDSWSPSVSPEFILQRREMRYAFSWRQD; this is encoded by the coding sequence ATGTTTACTGCATCCCCGATGTCACTTAGCAAAATCTTAGCCCGCCGAGACTGGGAAAACCCAGGCGTGACCCAATGGCATCGCTTGCCTGCCCATGCCCCGTTCAATAGCTGGCGCGATGAAGCATCCGCGCGGGCCGATGATAACGCTTCCCGTAAGCGCTCGCTGAACGGTGACTGGCAGTTTAGCTATTACGCGGCACCAGAGCAGGTGCCAGACAGCTGGGTTACAGAAGATTGCGCTGACGCAGTGACGACGCCGGTTCCATCAAACTGGCAGATGCAGGGCTTTGATACGCCCATTTACACTAACGTTACCTATCCGATTCCGGTGAATCCACCGTTTGTGCCAGCAGAGAACCCAACCGGTTGTTACTCGCTCACATTTGAAGTGGATGAGCAGTGGCTCGAAAGCGGGCAAACGCGCATTGTTTTTGATGGCGTGAACTCAGCGTTTTATCTCTGGTGCAACGGCAAGTGGATGGGCTATTCGCAGGACAGCCGCCTGCCCGCAGAGTTTGATTTAAGCGCGGTTTTGCGCCCGGGAACCAATCGTCTGGCGGTACTGGTGCTGCGCTGGTGCGACGGGAGTTATCTTGAAGATCAGGACATGTGGCGGATGAGCGGCATTTTCCGCGACGTGTCGCTGCTGCATAAACCGCACACCCATATCGCGGATTATCATGCCGTGACGGAGCTGAATGCTGATTACGACCGCGCAAAATTACAGGTTGAAGTGGCGCTCGCTGGTGAGCAGTTTGCCGATTGCGAAGTGACGGTGACCCTGTGGCGTGACGGGCTCTCAGTCGCGACGGCCAGCGCCAAACCCGGTTCAGCCATTATTGATGAGCGTGGCAATTGGGCGGAGCGTTTAAACGTCACGTTGCCGGTGAATGATCCGGCACTGTGGAGCGCCGAAACCCCGGAACTGTATCGCTTAACCTTTGCACTGCGTGACGGGCAAGGTGAGATTCTCGACGTGGAGGCTTGCGACGTCGGTTTCCGTTGCGTGGAAATCAGCAACGGCTTGTTAAAAGTGAACGGAAAACCGCTGCTGATCCGTGGCGTCAACCGCCATGAGCACCATCCGGAAAACGGGCAGGTGATGGATGAAGCCACCATGCGCCGTGACATTGAGCTGATGAAACAGCACAACTTTAACGCCGTGCGCTGCTCGCATTACCCGAACCATCCGCTGTGGTACACGCTGTGCGATCGGTATGGATTGTACGTGGTGGACGAAGCGAATATTGAAACGCACGGGATGGTGCCGATGAGCCGTCTGGCCGACGATCCGCGCTGGCTGCCCGCGATGAGCGAACGCGTGACGCGCATGGTGCTGCGCGATCGTAACCATCCGTCGATTATCATCTGGTCACTGGGCAATGAATCCGGGCACGGTGCTAACCACGACGCGCTCTACCGCTGGGTGAAAACCACCGATCCCACGCGTCCTGTGCAGTATGAAGGCGGCGGCGCGAACACCGCTGCGACCGATATTGTCTGCCCGATGTACGCCCGTGTCGATCAGGATCAACCGTTTGAAGCCGTACCGAAATGGTCACTGAAAAAGTGGATCGGCATGCCGGATGAGACGCGCCCGCTGATCCTGTGCGAATACGCCCATGCCATGGGAAACAGTTTTGGTGGATTTGCAAAATACTGGCAGGCGTTTCGCAATCACCCTCGCTTGCAGGGCGGATTCGTCTGGGACTGGGTGGATCAGGCGCTGACCAAAAAAGACGACAACGGCAACGCTTTCTGGGCGTATGGCGGCGATTTTGGTGATACACCGAATGATCGTCAGTTCTGTCTGAACGGTCTGGTGTTCCCGGATCGCACACCGCATCCGGCGCTGTTTGAAGCGCAGCGCGCGCAGCAGTTTTTCAACTTTACACTGGTCAGCACCTCACCTCTGGTGATCGACGTGCACAGCGATTATCTGTTCCGTCAGTGTGATAACGAGCAGTTGCGCTGGAATATTGCCCGCGACGGCGAAGTGCTGGCGAGCGGGGAAGTGGCGCTGACGATTGCCCCGCAGCAAACGCAGCGTATTGAAATCGACGCGCCGGAATTTGCCGCGGCGGCAGGCGAAATCTGGCTGAATGTGGATATTGTCCAAACGGCGGCGACCGCCTGGTCTCCAGCAGATCATCGCTGCGCCTGGGATCAATGGCAGTTACCCGCGCCGCTCTATATTGCGCCACCCGTTGAGGGAACGGCTAAGCCAGACCTGAAGGTAAAAGAGGATGTGCTTGAGGTCAGCCACCAGTCGCAGCGCTGGCACTTTGACCGCGCCAGCGGAAATCTGACCCAATGGTGGAATAACGGCACCGCAACGCTCCTCGCTCCGCTGAATGATAATTTCACCCGTGCGCCGCTCGATAATGATATCGGCGTCAGCGAAGCCACGCGTATTGATCCGAATGCGTGGGTTGAGCGCTGGAAAGCGGCGGGTATGTACAACCTCACGCCGCGTCTGTTGCTCTGCGAAGGAGAACAACTCGCGCAGGCTGTGACAATTACCACGCTGCATGCCTGGGAATCCAACGGTAAAGCGCTGTTCCTGAGCCGTAAGGTCTGGAAAATTGACCGCGCTGGCGTGCTGCATGGTGACGTGCAGGTGCAAGTGGCAAATGATATTCCGCAGCCCGCGCGTATTGGCCTGAGTTGTCAGCTGGCACAAACGCCGCAAACGGCAAGTTGGCTGGGCCTGGGACCGGACGAGAACTACCCGGACAGAAAGCTGGCTGCCCGTCAGGGACGCTGGACGTTGCCGCTCGACGCGCTGCATACGGCGTATATTTTCCCGACCGATAATGGCCTGCGCTGCGATACGCGCGAACTGACTTTTGATACCCATCAGCTGCAGGGCGATTTCCACTTTTCATTAAGCCGCTACAGTCAGCAACAGCTGCGTGATACCAGCCATCATCATTTGCTGGAAGCAGAGCCGGGCTGCTGGCTCAATATTGACGCCTTCCATATGGGCGTGGGCGGCGATGACTCCTGGAGCCCAAGTGTGTCGCCGGAATTTATCCTGCAACGCCGAGAGATGCGTTACGCGTTTAGCTGGCGACAGGACTAA
- a CDS encoding EAL domain-containing protein, translated as MTTRHLVSLVTGVLIFSVLIPISLSVWLAHRQAEDKFVQDLDRYSSRVLIRTNKVVDQAKEALTQIQLFNGQPCSYQHLLAMRRISFSFRYVQEVMYVNNRQPVCSSLEQASKATAFPLPMRTTHDGYDAWLTQQNDLGIQRYMAVLGLGNYLVLLDPESLIDVIPFGAWPIEAALVGFDSNIVFSSSSPLPQHVWQQLQKQNFAPLQYRGSMYVVKSVPDLRFAVVAWASLEPLKESWHQQLLFWFPFGVLVSLVAAAFVMRLLRRLQSPRNRLLDAIHAREFVIHYQPIVALDSGKITGAEALSRWPQPDGSLLSPNIFIPLAEQTGLTSKLTRLVIEKVFEDMGEWLRHHPHQHISINLSPADLFCVELPQVLSRLLNHWQIQPQQIALELTERGFADPTVSAPLIASLRRSGHPIYIDDFGTGYSSLSYLQDLDVDTLKIDKSFVDALEYKNVTPHIIEMAKSLNMAMVAEGIETEGQLEWLRRHGVQYGQGWLYSKALPKGEFIVWAENNLDPGE; from the coding sequence ATGACAACCCGCCATTTGGTCAGCCTGGTGACTGGTGTTCTGATTTTTTCCGTGCTGATCCCCATCAGCCTGAGTGTCTGGCTCGCGCATCGCCAGGCAGAAGACAAATTTGTCCAGGATTTGGATCGCTACTCATCGCGCGTGCTGATCCGCACGAACAAAGTGGTTGATCAGGCTAAAGAAGCGTTAACGCAGATCCAGTTGTTTAACGGACAGCCGTGCAGCTATCAGCATTTACTGGCAATGCGCCGGATCTCTTTCTCCTTCCGCTACGTTCAGGAAGTGATGTACGTCAATAACCGCCAGCCTGTGTGTTCCTCGCTCGAACAGGCCAGCAAAGCGACCGCATTTCCGCTTCCTATGCGCACCACGCACGACGGCTATGATGCGTGGCTAACGCAGCAAAACGATCTCGGCATTCAGCGCTATATGGCTGTGCTGGGTCTCGGAAATTATCTGGTCCTGTTGGATCCGGAATCGCTGATTGATGTCATTCCTTTCGGCGCCTGGCCGATCGAAGCCGCGCTGGTCGGCTTTGACAGCAATATTGTTTTTTCCAGCAGCAGTCCTCTCCCGCAGCACGTCTGGCAGCAATTACAGAAACAGAATTTTGCGCCTCTGCAATACCGGGGATCGATGTACGTCGTCAAATCCGTTCCTGATTTACGCTTCGCGGTCGTCGCCTGGGCTTCTCTCGAGCCGCTCAAGGAGAGCTGGCATCAGCAGTTGCTGTTCTGGTTCCCGTTTGGTGTTCTGGTCAGTCTGGTGGCCGCGGCCTTTGTGATGCGCCTTTTACGCCGTCTGCAATCCCCGCGCAATCGCCTGCTGGATGCGATACACGCCCGTGAATTTGTTATCCATTATCAGCCCATCGTGGCGCTCGACAGCGGCAAGATAACCGGTGCCGAGGCCCTCTCCCGCTGGCCCCAGCCAGACGGCAGCCTGCTCTCGCCAAACATTTTTATTCCGCTGGCAGAGCAAACGGGCCTGACGTCTAAATTAACCCGGCTGGTGATTGAAAAGGTCTTTGAGGATATGGGCGAATGGCTGCGCCATCACCCACATCAACATATTTCCATTAACCTTTCCCCGGCAGATCTGTTTTGCGTCGAGCTGCCGCAGGTGCTGAGTCGTCTTCTGAATCACTGGCAGATTCAGCCGCAACAAATTGCGCTGGAGCTGACCGAACGGGGATTTGCCGATCCTACGGTGAGCGCACCGCTCATCGCCAGTTTGCGCCGCTCAGGCCACCCCATCTATATCGACGATTTTGGTACCGGCTACTCCAGCCTTAGCTATCTCCAGGATCTGGATGTCGATACGTTGAAAATTGATAAGTCGTTCGTGGACGCGCTGGAGTACAAAAACGTCACGCCGCACATTATTGAAATGGCAAAATCGCTAAACATGGCGATGGTCGCTGAAGGTATCGAAACCGAAGGGCAATTAGAGTGGCTGCGTCGCCACGGCGTGCAGTATGGGCAAGGCTGGTTGTACAGTAAAGCGCTGCCAAAAGGGGAGTTCATTGTATGGGCAGAGAACAATCTCGACCCGGGTGAATAA
- a CDS encoding LacI family DNA-binding transcriptional regulator: MKAITLYDVARLAGVSYQTVSRVINDAEHVSSRTREKVQQAMAELHYVPNRGAQQLAGKRTRTLGLITTDLALHAPSQIASAVKSRAGERGASVMISMVEQPEFCQAALQELLAQRVEGLLVNVPLDDAEAEKIRHLAAPVPVLFFDVSPSANVHRLAFDAEQGATLGAEHLLSLGHQHIALLAGPESSVSSRARLSGWQARLGQANVTPCAIAHGDWSAASGYEKGHQLLSGATLPDAILVANDQMALGVMRACSEKGIAVPGQISVVGFDDTADSAWFSPPLTTIRQAFRDAGERSVEWLLSSATNELWQTQLPVTLVARHSSARFSPQQADREALAQQLKSLAIMAEQLARQ, encoded by the coding sequence ATGAAAGCCATTACACTCTATGACGTTGCCCGCCTGGCGGGCGTTTCTTATCAGACGGTTTCCCGCGTGATTAACGATGCGGAACACGTCTCCTCACGCACTCGTGAAAAAGTGCAGCAGGCAATGGCCGAGCTGCATTACGTGCCCAATCGCGGCGCGCAGCAGCTCGCCGGGAAACGCACCCGCACGCTCGGACTGATTACCACCGATCTGGCCTTGCATGCGCCGTCACAAATTGCCTCTGCGGTAAAATCCCGTGCGGGTGAGCGCGGCGCGAGCGTGATGATTTCGATGGTGGAACAGCCCGAATTTTGTCAGGCTGCGTTGCAGGAATTGCTGGCGCAGCGTGTTGAGGGCTTGCTGGTGAACGTTCCGTTGGACGACGCCGAAGCGGAGAAAATTCGCCATCTGGCCGCGCCGGTTCCGGTTCTGTTCTTTGATGTTTCTCCTTCTGCAAACGTCCATCGTCTGGCTTTTGACGCCGAGCAGGGCGCGACGCTGGGTGCAGAACACCTGCTTTCACTTGGGCATCAACATATCGCACTCCTTGCCGGGCCAGAAAGCTCGGTCTCTTCCCGCGCGCGCTTATCTGGATGGCAGGCGCGGCTGGGCCAGGCGAATGTCACGCCGTGTGCCATCGCTCACGGTGACTGGAGCGCCGCCTCCGGGTACGAGAAAGGGCATCAGCTTCTGTCTGGCGCAACGCTTCCCGACGCCATTCTGGTGGCCAACGATCAGATGGCGCTGGGCGTGATGCGCGCCTGCTCAGAAAAAGGGATCGCCGTGCCGGGGCAAATTTCCGTGGTGGGTTTCGATGACACTGCCGACAGCGCCTGGTTTTCACCGCCGCTGACCACCATTCGCCAGGCCTTTCGCGACGCGGGTGAGCGCAGCGTCGAGTGGCTGCTTTCTTCTGCAACGAATGAACTGTGGCAAACGCAGCTGCCTGTTACGCTGGTCGCGCGGCACTCCAGCGCGCGATTCTCGCCGCAGCAGGCCGATCGCGAAGCGCTGGCGCAGCAGTTAAAATCACTCGCCATCATGGCCGAGCAGCTGGCGCGGCAATAA
- a CDS encoding GntR family transcriptional regulator codes for MKKKEFVTQDLLSKIYQDTTPGPRKLSPERQLAEEYGVSRFTIRQALEKLVSIGVVRIVQGSGIWINEQARNNPLVYNSITEKRFDQIRYRMISLHKKRPDRAAQQIFGIDEESFIWHFCRLRYVDDVPVQLEVSSMPAADFPDLNQQAIERSIQQYVLSKGFTISHMLTTYRAVSVGREQAVILGCKKGSPAMHINNRGILDGGRVFEVSDIIDINYTCTYVIPYNRDNLAWRQNQGV; via the coding sequence ATGAAGAAAAAAGAATTTGTGACGCAAGATCTCCTGAGCAAAATTTATCAGGACACCACGCCTGGCCCGCGCAAACTCTCGCCGGAACGACAGCTCGCTGAAGAATATGGTGTGTCACGTTTCACTATTCGACAGGCGCTCGAAAAGCTGGTCAGCATTGGCGTGGTGCGGATTGTGCAGGGTTCGGGGATCTGGATCAACGAGCAAGCGCGTAATAATCCTCTGGTTTATAACTCGATCACGGAAAAGCGTTTCGATCAGATTCGTTACCGGATGATCAGCCTGCATAAGAAACGCCCCGATCGCGCGGCGCAGCAGATTTTCGGTATTGATGAGGAGAGTTTTATCTGGCATTTCTGCCGCTTGCGCTACGTCGATGACGTGCCCGTACAGCTGGAAGTGTCGAGTATGCCTGCCGCCGATTTCCCGGATCTGAATCAGCAGGCCATTGAGCGCTCAATCCAGCAGTATGTTCTGAGCAAAGGGTTTACCATTTCTCATATGCTGACCACCTATCGCGCGGTGAGCGTAGGCCGTGAACAGGCGGTTATTCTGGGCTGCAAGAAAGGCAGCCCGGCAATGCACATCAATAACCGCGGGATTCTGGATGGCGGGCGCGTGTTTGAGGTGAGCGATATTATTGATATCAACTACACATGCACCTACGTCATTCCGTACAACCGCGACAATCTGGCCTGGCGTCAAAATCAGGGGGTATGA
- a CDS encoding DUF1428 family protein — protein sequence MKYVDGFVVAVPAANKEAYREMAAKAAPLFKEFGATRVVECWAEDVPDGKLTDFRMAVKAEEGEEVVFSWIEYPSKEVRDEANKKLMSDPRMKEWGDSMPFDGKRMIYGGFMPLLDE from the coding sequence ATGAAGTATGTCGATGGTTTTGTGGTTGCCGTTCCTGCAGCAAATAAGGAGGCTTATCGCGAGATGGCGGCCAAGGCGGCTCCACTGTTTAAAGAGTTTGGCGCGACGCGGGTTGTTGAGTGTTGGGCCGAGGACGTTCCGGATGGAAAATTGACCGATTTTCGCATGGCTGTCAAAGCGGAAGAGGGCGAAGAGGTCGTTTTTAGCTGGATTGAATACCCGTCGAAAGAGGTCCGCGATGAGGCGAACAAAAAGCTGATGTCCGACCCACGCATGAAAGAGTGGGGGGATTCGATGCCGTTCGACGGCAAGCGAATGATCTACGGCGGGTTTATGCCGTTACTGGATGAGTGA